The Jiangella alba genome includes the window GACCTGGCTCGTGACGTCGAGAAGGATGCCGAGGTGCTCGGTCTGAAGGGTCGAAGCGAGATCGTCCGCGAAGCACTGAACCGGTGGCATCGGCAACCACTCGCACAACGCATGGCCGATGAGATCGCTGAGTACTACGGGGGCGAGCAACCCCCGCTGCCCGCCGGCCTGGACCGCTGATGTCGGGCTGGCCGCCCGCGCGTGGTGAGATCTGGGACGCGGACATCGTCGAAGCCGGTGTGCTCCCCGCCGTCGTGCTCTCGGCCGCCGACCTCAACCAGCGACTCGGAGACCTCACGGTTGTCGTCATCACCGGCACTCCGGGCCCCGCAGTGACCCATGTCCCGCTCAACAACCCAGGACTGACCGGCTCCCAGCCGTTCTATGCCGACGCGACCTATCTACGGCCGGTGACGAAGGAGCAGTTCATCGAACGGCGTGGACTGTGCTCGAAGGATGAGCTGATGCGCATCGGGAGCCTGGTCCGGGTGTACCTGGAGCTGTAATCTCGCCGCCATGCTCAGCGTTCTGGCGGTCGACGACGAGCCACCGGCGCTGGCCGAGCTCGCCTACCTGCTGGAGCAGAACGAGCACGTCGGCCAGGTGCTGACGGCCGGTGACGGGGCGGCGGCGCTGCGCCTGCTCGAGCAGCAGCACGTCGACACCGTCTTCCTCGACATCCGGATGCCCGGCCTGTCCGGCCTCGACCTCGCCCGCGTGCTGGCCCGGTTCCGCCGCCCGCCCGCCGTCGTGTTCGTGACGGCGTACGACGACCACGCCGTCACCGCGTTCGACCTCAACGCCGTCGACTACGTGATGAAGCCGTACCGGCGCGAGCGGCTGTTCGAGGCGATCCGGCGGGCCACCGACGCGGTGAGCGATGCGCGGGCGGCCGGCGACGACGCGGACGACGAGACCATCTCGGTCGAGCTGGGCGGCGTCACCCGGTTCATCCGGCGCAGCGAGGTCGCCTACGTCAGCGCCCAGGGCGACTACGCCCGGCTGCACACCGCCGACGGCGGCAGCCACCTGCTGCGGATGCCGCTCGCGACGCTCGAGGACCGCTGGGCACCGGTCGGGTTCGTCCGCATCCACCGCAGCTACCTGGTCGCACTGACGTCCATCGAGGAGCTGCGCGCCGACGCCGGGCGGTACACCGTCGTCATCGGCGAGACCACGCTGCCGGTGAGCCGGCGACACACCCGCGAGCTGCGCGACCGCCTGGTCCGGCGGGCCGGCGGGACCCGGTGACGCCGTGACGGAGCGCGTCACCGTCACCGGGCCGCGGCGTCGCCGGCCACCCGCCCGCCGTCGCGCCGTCACCGCGGAGATCGACGCGCAGACGCAGCTCGGCGAGGTGTACATGCGGGCGCTGCTGCGCGCCCAGCTGCGGCTCAGCCTGTCCGTCGCCGGCGTCGTGCTGGGGCTGCTGGCGACGCTGCCACTGCTGTTCGCCGTCGCGCCGCGGGTCAGCGCGATCGAGCTGGCCGGCGTGCCGCTGCCGTGGCTGGTGCTCGGCGGGCTGATCTATCCCGCGCTGGTCGCGGCGGCCTGGTTCTACATCCGCGCCGCCGAACGGGTCGAGCGCGACTTCGGCGACATGGTGAACCGGCGGTGAGCACCACCATCGGCATCGTCGCGGTCGCCCTGACCGCGGTCGCGACCGTCCTCATCGGCATGTACGGCGTCCGCGCCGCCCGCACCACCAGCGACTTCTACGTCGCGTCCCGCACCGTGACGCCGTGGTGGAACGCGTCGGCCATCGGCGGCGAGTACCTCTCGGCGGCGTCGTTCCTGGGCGTGGCCGGGCTGGTGCTGGCGTACGGGACCGACATGCTGTGGTTCCCGGTCGGCTACACGGCCGGGTACCTCATGCTGCTGGTGCTGGTGGCGGCGCCGCTGCGGCGATCCGGGGCGTACACGCTGCCCGACTTCGCCGAGGCGCGGCTGGAGTCGGCGGCGGCGCGGCGGGTGGCCAGCATCCTCGTCGTCACCATCGGCTGGCTGTACCTGCTGCCGCAGTTCCAGGCCGCCGGACTGACGCTGCGCACCGTCACCGGGGCGCCGCAGTGGGCCGGCCCCGTCGTCGTCGCGCTGGTCGTGCTGGTGAGCGTGCTCGGCGGCGGCATGCGCAGCATCACGTTCGTCCAGGCGTTCCAGTACTGGCTGAAGCTGACCGCGCTGCTGGTGCCGGTGATCTTCCTGCTGCTGGTGTGGGCCGGCGACGGACGGCCCGAGCTGGCCGCGCCCGGCGAGCCGGTGTTCGAGGAGGCGACGTCGGTCGAGGTCACCATCGACGTGACGGTGGACGTGCCGTCGCGGGTCGTGGTCGTCGCGGACGGGTCGCCGCTGGTGCTGGAGCCCGGCGAGCACGACATCGAGGCCGGGACGGTCCTGGACTTCCCGGCCGGCGCGCCGATCCCGCACGCCTCGTCGCTGACGCCGATGACCGGCGAGGCGTGGGCGCTGCCGCTGACCTCGGGCGGCGACCATCCGCTGTATGCGACGTACTCGCTGATCGTCGCGCTGTTCTTCGGCACGATGGGGCTGCCGCACGTGCTGGTGCGGTTCTACACCAACCCCGACGGACGGGCCGCGCGGCGCACGACGCTGGCGGTGCTCGGGCTGCTGGGCGTGTTCTACGTGCTGCCCGGGCTGTACGGCGCACTGGGCCGGCTGTACACGCCGGAACTGCTGCTCACCGGCCGGACGGACGCCGTCGTGCTGGTGCTGCCCGGGCGGCTGGTCGACGGGGCGGCCGGCGAGGCGCTGTCGATGCTGGTGACGGCGGGCGCGTTCGCGGCGTTCCTGTCGACGTCGTCGGGGCTGACGGTGTCGGTGGCCGGCGTGCTGTCGCAGGACCTGCTGCACGCGCGGGTCCGCAACCCCGTCACCGGGTTCCGGCTGGGCGCGTTCCTGGCGCTGCTGGTGCCGATCGGGCTCGCGTTGACCAGCCCGTTCCTCGGGATCGCCGACGTGGTCGGCCTCGCCTTCGCCGTCGCGGCGTCGTCGTTCTGCCCGCTGCTGCTGCTCGGCATCTGGTGGCGGCGGCTGACCTGGCCGGGCGCCGTGGCGGGCCTGCTGGTGGGCGGCGGCGCCTCCACCCTCGCCGTCGTCGTGACGATCCTCGGCGGTCCGCAGTCGGGGTGGATCGGCGCCCTCCTCGCCCAGCCGGCCGCCTGGACGATGCCGCTCGCCTTCCTCGTCATGATCGCCGTCTCCCTGGCGACGCAGCAGCACATGGCGCCGGGGGTGAACCGCACCATGGTCCGCCTGCACACCCCCGAGAACCTCGACCTCAACCGCGGCGACTGGGACCCCGAGGACCGCTGGCGCACGTAGGACCTACTCGGTCCGCAGCGCCGTGGCCGTGCGGGTGCGAGCGGCCCAGCCGGCCGGCGGCAGCGACCCGGCGATCGCCACCAGCACACCGGCGGCGCCGAGCAGGACCAGCAGACCCGGCCCGTACACGTCCGTCACGATCTGCGGCAGCCGCAGGCCGGCGCTGTCGCCCATGGCGGGCATGACGACGGCGTGCAGGGCGTAGCCGAGCGCGACGCCCACCGCGGCGCCCACGACGCCGGGCAGCAGGACCGATGCGAGCACCAGCGTGATGGTCTGGCGCGGCGCCATGCCGAGTGCCTTGTGGATGCCGAGCTCACGGACCCGGTCGCGGATGTCGAGCAGGACGCCGTTGAGCACGCCCAGCACGGCGACGGTGACGAGCAGCAGCGACAGCATCGCGGCCAGCGCGTTCAGCGTCGCGGTGACGGTGCTCTCCTGCTCCTCGCCGCCGGGCATGGCCGCCAGGCCGAGCGGCTCGACCTCAGCGGTGAGGGCGTCGATGTACGCGCCGACGTCGGTGCCGTCGGCCACGGCCACGTGGTAGTCGAACGGGGTGAGCGGCCGGCCCGCGTCGGCGAACGTGGCCGCGTCGATGAACACGGTCTTGCCGCCGTCGGTCGTGTCGAACACCTCGCCGACGATCCGCACCGGAATCGCGACGCCCTCGTGGTTCAGCGTGATGGTGTCGCCGACGGCGGACCCGCTCGCCGTCAGGAACGGCGTCGGGAGCACCACCTCGCCGGCCCGCTCGATCCAGCGGCCGGAGATCATCTCGTAGCCGCCCCACGACGCGTCGCCGGTGAACGCCTCGACCTCCACCGCGCCGGTCATCCCGGACACCGTCACCTCGGCCCGCGCCGTGCTGTAGAAGTCCTCTGTCTCCGGCTGGGCCTCGATGACGGCGGCGACGGCGGCATGGTCGGCAGTCGCGCCGCCCTCCGGGCGGGTCCCCGGCCCCGCCATCACCGGCTGCACGCGCACGTCGGCGCTGTCGTTGGCCGTCGCGGCCAGCACCTCGCTCAGCGACGAGCCCAGCCCGACGGTGAAGGTGATGGCCGTGGCGCCGAACGCGACGCTGGCCATCATGGCGACGGCGCGCGCCGGCCGGGCGAACGGACGCACCAGTCCGAGGCTGAGCGGCCGCGGCACCGGCAGCCGAGCCGCCAGCCGCGCGGCGCCGAGTCCCCGGCCGGCGGCCGGCGTGCGTCCGACCGCGAGCGCGTCGACGGTGCGCAGCCGCCCGGCCCGCCAGGCGGCGGCCACCGCGGTGACGGCCACGACCAGCAGGATCGCGGCGGACGCGGCGACGTTCACCCACCACGCGACAGCCAGCCCGGAGGCGCCGTACGCGGTCTCCGCCTGGTCCAGGATCGGCACCGCGAGCAGGTTGCCGGCGACGACGCCGAGCACCGTGCCGACGGCGGCCGGCACGAGCGCCTGCACGACGTAGGCGCGCACGACCTGCGACGGGGTGAAGCCCAGCGACTTGAGGATGCCGATGCGGCGCGCACCGGAGCCGACGGCGCTCGCGATCACGTTGCCGACGATCAACACCGACATGAGCAGCCCGATCAGGCCGAAGGCGGCGAGGAACGGCACGAACAGCGCCGTTTCGCGGGTCAGGTCCTCGCGCACGGCGAGCCACGACTGCGACCCGGTCATCGCGTCGGCACCCACGACGGCGGCGACGGCGTCCCGGCCCGCGGCCACGTCCGCCACGGTCTCGGCGTCGGCGAACCGGAAGAGCATCTGGTACGCCACGGACGCGCCGGGCGCCGTCAGCCCCTCGACCGCCGCCGGCGTCGTCCACGCGTCCGCCGTCCGGGTCGCCGAGCGGGCCTTGCCGACGACCGTCAGCGTCGGGCTGCCGGGTGCGTCGGCGAAGGTGAGCGTCGTGCCGAGCGGCTCGGGCCGGTCGGCGGCGACGACGATCTCGTCCGCCGTGTCCGCCCACTCGCCCTCGGTCAGCGCGAGCTCGTCGACGTCGCTGCCGGGGTCGTCGCGGCCGACGACCGTGATCGGGCCGGTCGTCCCGCCGCCGGGACCGCCCGGCCCCTCGCCCGGCTCCTCGTCGGCCGGCAGCTCGATGGTCGGAGCGATCGACACCGCCGGGAACGGCCCGGCCGTCGCGGTCACGCCGTCGGCCGAACCGCCGGCCGCCGACAGGTCCGCGGCGCTCACCGCGCCCCCGTCGAACTGCGCCGACAGGTGCGCGCCGTCGTACCGGCCGAACGCGTCGTCGAACGGGTCGTCGGACGCGACCAGCAGCGACCCGCCCAGGATCGTCGCGGTCACCGCCATCATCGTCGACAGCGTGATCACGACGGTCTGCACCCGGCGCCGTCCGACGCCGGAGCGCACCACCGTGCCCAGCCCGCTCACCGGACCGGCTCCGCCCTGACGTCGGAGACGACCCGCCCGTCCACCAGCTCGACCGTGCGGGTCGTGCAGGCCCGGGCCAGCCGGACGTCGTGCGTGACGACGACGATCGTCTGCCCGTCTGCGTTCAGGTCCGCGAGCAGCCCGATGACGTCCTCACCCGACGCGGTGTCCAGGGCGCCGGTCGGCTCGTCGGCGAGCAGCAGCGGCGGCCGGTTCATCAGCGCCCGGGCGACCGCGACACGCTGCCGCTCGCCGCCGGACAGCCGGCCCGGATAGGCGCCGGTGTGACGGTCGATCCCGAGCGTCTCGAGCAGCTCGCCGGCCCGGCGCCGGGCCTCCCTCCGGGGCATGCCGGCCAGCTGTGCCGGCAGCACGACGTTCTCGGTCACGGTGAGGTCGTCGAGCAGGTTGAAGAACTGGAAGATCATCCCGAGCGTGCGGCGACGGTAGCCCGCGGACGCGGTCTCGCCCAGGGAGTCGACGCGCACGCCGTTCACCGTCACGGTGCCGGAGTCCGGGCGGTCCAGCCCGGCGACCAGGTTGAGCAGCGTCGACTTGCCGCTGCCGGACGGCCCCAGGATCGCGACCGCCTCGCCCGGGACGACGGTGAGCGTCACGTCGTCCAGGGCCGGCGGGCCCTCGTCGTAGCGGCGGGTGGCGGCGCGTACGGCGATCATCGGTTCGGTCATGGTCGGTTCCCTTCGGGTCCGCGGGGTGGCCAGCTCGACGCTAGGAGCGCGCCCACGCCGTCCGCGTCTGTCGTGGGAGCCATCTCGGATACCGCGATCGGACGACCCCCGCCCGTGTCATCCCCTGGATGTAGTCCCCCGGGGTAGCCGGGCTCCTCCCTGATGACGTCGCCACCGGCCCGGCCGTCGGCCAGAATGGACCGGTGACGTGGCTGTCGATCGCGCAGCGGCTGCGCGGCTGGGCGACGCTGGTCGCGCGGCCGTCCGGTCCGCCGCCGCGGCCGACCCGTCGCAACCTGTTCTTCGACGCCGGCCTGGCCCTGGCGGTGGCCGTCGCCGCGGTCTGGTACGCGCTCGACGGCTCCGACGGCCCGCTCCTCGTCGTGCAGGACGTCGGGATGCCGGAGCCGCCGGCGCCTCCGCCGCCGGAGGGCCCGGACTCCGACACCCGGATCCAGGGGACGATCACCGCGCTCGCCTGCTCGGCGGCGCTCGTGCTGCGCCGGCGGTTCCCGCTCACCGTCCTGTGCGTCGTGCTGGCCGTCACCACCATCGTCGTCTCCGACGAGCCGCGGCTCACGTTCTACGCGCTGGTCATCGCCGCGTACAGCGCGGCGGCGTACAGCCCGTACCGGGTGCCGACGATCGCGGCCATCGGCGCGACGACGGTGGCGGTCACCATCGCGCACGACTCCGCGCTGCCGGTCGTGTCCGCCGACTACGTCCCGCTGCTGGTGCTCGTGCCGATCGCCGTCGCGGCCGACGGCCTGCGCCGGTGGAAACTGCGGGTCGAGCAGGGCCGGGTCCGGATGGCGGAGCTGGAACGCGAGCAGGCCGCGGCGGTGCGTCGCGCCGCCGAGGACGAACGGTCCCGGCTGGCCCGTGAGCTGCATGACGTCGTCACCCACAACGTGAGCGTCATGGTCATCCAGGCCGGCGCCGCCCGGACGGTGATGGCGACGGCGCCGGAGCAGGCGAACGAGGCGCTGCTCGCCGTCGAGGCCGGCGGGCGGGCGGCGATGGCCGACCTGCGCCAGGTCATGGGACTGCTGAGCCGCGACGACGATGGCTCGGAGCCGGGCGACCCGGACGACCTGGCCCCGCAGCCGGGCCTCGACCGGCTGAACTCGCTGGTCGACCGGGTCCGCGCCGCCGGCCTGCCGGTCGAGCTGACGGTCACCGGACGGGTCCGGCCGCTGCCGCCGGGCATCGAGCTGGCCGCCTACCGTGTGGTGCAGGAGGCGCTGACCAACACGATGACGCACGCACAGGGCTCCGCCGCCACGGTCACGCTCGACTACGGCGACGATCGCCTGCGCGTCGACGTCGCCGACACCGGCGGCACGCCCGTCACGCCCGCGAAGTCCGGCGGCGGCCGCGGCCTGACCGGGCTGGGCGACCGGCTGGCCGTCCACGGCGGCACACTGGTGACCGGGCGCCGGCTCACCGGCGGCTACCGGGTCCAGGCCGAGCTGCCGGTGGAGGCGTCGTGACCGAAACGCTGCGCGTCGTCGTCGCCGACGACCAGACGCTCGTCCGCACCGGGTTCCGGTTGATCCTGACCGCCGGCGGCATCGACGTCGTCGCCGAGGCGACGAACGGCGCGGAGGCCGTCGACGCCGTCCGCCGGACCCGTCCCGACGTCGTCCTGATGGACATCCGGATGCCGGAGCTCGACGGCCTCGAGGCGACCCGGCGGATCCTGACCAGCGCGGCCGGCGAGCCGCGGATCATCATCCTGACCACGTTCGACCTCGACCAGTACGTCTACGCCGCGCTGTCCGCCGGCGCCAGCGGCTTCCTGCTCAAGGACGTCACGCCCGAGCAGCTGGTGACCGCCGTCCGCACCGTCCGGGCCGGCGACGCCCTGCTCGCCCCGGTCATCACCCGGCGGCTGGTGGCCCGGTTCGCCCACCGCGACGGCGATTCGGCCGCCCAGCATCGTGACCTGTCCGAGCTGACGCCGCGCGAGGTCGAGGTGCTGACACTCGTCGCCCGCGGGCTGAGCAACGCCGAGCTGGCGCAGCGACTGCACATCTCCGAGGCGACGGTCAAGACGCATGTGGCGCGCGTCCTCGCCAAGCTGGGCGTCCGCGACCGCGTCCAGGCCGTGGTGGTCGCCTACGAGACCGGCCTGGTCACCGTCGGGGACGCACAGCCGAGCTGAGGTCAGGACCGACCGCTCGTCGCACTGCAACGACCGTTCATCGCAGGCCCGAACTCCGCACGCCGCAGTCTCGAACCGCTCACCGCACGCCCCTGTGCGGCGTCTCCCGAGGCCGGAGGCCCCGGCCCTACCGTGGCGCCCCACCGGATCACTGTGAGCCGGACCACATGACGACGAGGAGGTCGGAGCGTGGCCAGTCTCGAGACACCCCCGCCCGAACGCGCCGTGCCCACCGCCGAGGAGTACGAGCGCATGCAGGCCAGCCCGGAGTTCGCCGAACTCCGCCGGCGGTTCCGCAATTTCGCGTTCCCCATGACCGCCGCCTTCCTGTCCTGGTACCTGCTGTACGTGCTGCTGTCGACGTACGCGGTCGACTTCATGTCGGAACGGGTGGTCGGCAACATCAACGTCGGCCTGCTGTTCGGTCTCGGCCAGTTCGCGTCGACGTTCCTGATCACGTGGCTGTACATCCGGCACGCCGACCGGAAGCTGGACCCGATCGCCAAGCAGATCCGCGACGAGCTGGAGGAGGTGCGCTGATGGAGACCCATGTCGGCAGTCCCGGCGTCAACATCACGATCTTCGCCCTCTTCGTCGCGGTCACGCTGGTCATCGTGCTGCGTGCGTCGAAGAACAACCGGACCGCGGCGGACTTCTACGCCGGCGGCCGGGCGTTCACCGGCCAGCAGAACGGCATCGCGATCGCCGGCGACTACCTGTCCGCCGCGTCGTTCCTCGGCATCGCCGGGGCCATCGCGATCTACGGCTACGACGGCTTCCTGTACTCCATCGGCTTCCTGGTGGCGTGGCTGGTGGCACTGCTGCTGGTCGCCGAGCTGCTGCGGAACACCGGCCGGTTCACCATGGCGGACGTGCTGTCGTTCCGGATGCGGCAGCGCCCGGTACGGACGGCGGCCGCGACGTCGACGCTCGCGGTGTCGTTCTTCTACCTGCTGGCCCAGATGGCCGGCGCCGGTGGCCTCGTCGCGCTGCTGCTGGGCGTCACCGACCGCGGCGGGCAGGGCGTCGTCATCGCCGTCGTGGGCGCGCTGATGGTCTTCTACGTCCTGGTGGGCGGCATGAAGGGCACCACCTGGGTGCAGATCGTCAAGGCGGTCCTGCTGATCACCGGCGCCTTCGTCATGACGATCTGGGTGCTGGCGCAGCACGACTTCAACCTGTCGCAGCTGCTCGGCGCGGCCGTCGACAGCGCCGGCGGCGCCGCTGGCCTGCTGGACCCGATGAACCAGTACGGCGCGTCGGACACCTCGAAGCTGGACTTCATCTCGCTGGCGCTGGCCCTGGTGCTCGGCACCGCCGGCCTGCCGCACGTCCTGATGCGCTTCTACACGGTGCCGACGTCGCGCGACGCCCGGCACAGCGTGACCTGGGCGATCGCGCTGATCGGCCTGTTCTACCTGCTGACGCTGGTGCTCGGGTACGGCGCGGGCGCGCTGGTCGGCCCGGAGGAGATCCTGGGCGCACCGGGCGGCGTGAACTCCGCGGCGCCGCTACTGGCCTACGAACTGGGCGGGACGATCCTGCTCGGCGTCATCGCGGCGGTGGCGTTCGCGACCATCCTCGCCGTCGTCGCGGGCCTGACGATCACCGCGTCGGCCTCGTTCGCGCACGACGTGTACGCCAACGTCATCAAGAAGGGCGAGGTGGAGCCGAACGACGAGGTGCGGGTCGCCCGCATCACCGCCGTCGTCATCGGCGCGGTGGCCATCGTCGGCGGCATCTTCGCCAACGGCCAGAACATCGCGTTCCTCGTGGCGCTCGCGTTCGCCGTCGCCGCCAGCGCGAACCTGCCGGTGATCCTGTACTCGCTGTTCTGGAGGCGGTTCAACACCCAGGGCGCGGTGTGGAGCATCTACGGCGGTCTGCTGACGGCGGTGACGTTGATCGTGTTCTCGCCGGTGGTGTCGGGCAAGCCGGTGAACCCGGCGACCGGCCGCAGCCCGTCGATGTTGCAGGACGTCGACTTCCACTGGTTCCCGCTCGACAACCCCGGCATCATCTCGATTCCGGCCGGATTCTTGTTCGGTTTCGTGGGGGCCCGGTTGTCCAAGGAATACAACAAGGCCAAGTACGCCGAAATGGAAGTCAGGTCCCTGACCGGCGCCGGAGCCGAGAAGGCCACGTCCGCGCACTGACACCGGCGCGCGCTGCCGTCGACCCTTGTCGTCCTTGCCCAGCAGGGCCATGCGATGGTGAGGTTAGACGGCAGCGCGCCCCGATGCGCCGCCGGGCAGTCGCGGTTGCCCAGGATCACTGACATGAGGAGCAGACCGAACGTGACCAATGACGCTCTCTCCAATCTGCTGCATGAGGACCGGAGCTTCCCCCCGTCCGCGGAGTTCGCCGCCCAGGCCAACGCCAAAGCAGACCTGTACGAGGAGGCCTCGGCGGACCGCCTGGCGTTCTGGGAGCGCCAGGCTCGTGAGCTGCTGAGCTGGAACACCGAGTGGTCCCAGGTGCTCGACTGGAGCAACCCGCCGTTCGCCAAGTGGTTCGTCGGCGGCAAGCTCAACGTCGCCTACAACTGCGTCGACCGGCACGTCGAGGCCGGCCACGGCGACCGCGTCGCCATCTACTGGGAGGGCGAGCCCGGCGACAGCCGCGCGCTGACCTACGCCGACCTGCAGCGCGAGGTCTCGAAGGCCGCCAACGCGCTGACGGAGCTGGGCGTCGGCCACGGCGACCGCGTCGCGATCTACCTGCCGATGATCCCCGAGGCGGCCATCTCGATGCTGGCCTGCGCCCGCATCGGCGCCATCCACTCGGTGGTGTTCGGCGGGTTCTCGGCCGAGGCGCTGCGCAGCCGCATCGAGGACGCGCAGGCCAAGCTGGTCATCACGGCCGACGGCGGGTTCCGGCGGGGCAAGCCGTCGGCGCTGAAGCCGGCCGTCGACGAAGCCGTCGCGAAGTCGCCGTCCATCGAGAAGGTGCTGGTCGTGCGGCGCACCGAGCAGGAGGTCGCCTGGGACGACAGCCACGACGTGTGGTGGCACGACCTCGTCGACCGCCAGTCCGACCAGCACGACCCGCAGCCGCACGACGCCGAGGACACCCTGTACATCCTGTACACGTCCGGCACCACCGGGAAGCCGAAGGGCATCAAGCACACGTCGGCCGGTTACCTGCTGCAGTCCGCGTACACCCACCGCAACGTCTTCGACCTCAAGCCCGAGACCGACGTGTACTGGTGCACGGCCGACGTCGGCTGGGTCACCGGCCACAGCTACATCGTCTACGGGCCGCTGGCCAACGGCGCCACGCAGGTGATGTACGAGGGCACGCCCGACTTCCCCGAGGCCGGCCGCTGGTGGGACATCGTCGAGAAGTACAAGGTCAGCATCCTGTACACCGCGCCG containing:
- the acs gene encoding acetate--CoA ligase — translated: MRSRPNVTNDALSNLLHEDRSFPPSAEFAAQANAKADLYEEASADRLAFWERQARELLSWNTEWSQVLDWSNPPFAKWFVGGKLNVAYNCVDRHVEAGHGDRVAIYWEGEPGDSRALTYADLQREVSKAANALTELGVGHGDRVAIYLPMIPEAAISMLACARIGAIHSVVFGGFSAEALRSRIEDAQAKLVITADGGFRRGKPSALKPAVDEAVAKSPSIEKVLVVRRTEQEVAWDDSHDVWWHDLVDRQSDQHDPQPHDAEDTLYILYTSGTTGKPKGIKHTSAGYLLQSAYTHRNVFDLKPETDVYWCTADVGWVTGHSYIVYGPLANGATQVMYEGTPDFPEAGRWWDIVEKYKVSILYTAPTAIRTFMKQGDEIPGRRDLSSLRVLGSVGEPINPEAWIWYRRVIGGDRTPVVDTWWQTETGAIMISPLPGVTSAKPGSAQTPVPGIVADVVDDAGNVVPDGHGGYLVLTEPWPSMLRTIWGDDERFIDTYWSRFPGRYFAGDGAKKDDDGDIWLLGRVDDVMNVSGHRISTTEVESALVSHPKVAESAVVGASDPTTGQGIVAFVILRTAAGDGGADVVQELRNHVAKEIGPIAKPRQIMVVPELPKTRSGKIMRRLLRDVAENRELGDVQTLADPTVMNLISDGLSKGSSED